The Acinonyx jubatus isolate Ajub_Pintada_27869175 chromosome D1, VMU_Ajub_asm_v1.0, whole genome shotgun sequence genome includes a window with the following:
- the LOC106976620 gene encoding olfactory receptor 145-like, translating into MVPGNASSVTEFILVGLTDLPDLQLPLFCLFLVMYVVTALGNLGLITLIGLNSHLHTPMYFFLSNLSFIDFCYSSVFTPKMLFNFTSKKNIISYRGCMAQLYLFSFFGISEGYVLTSMAYDRYVAICNPLLYNVVMSPKACSSLMLGSYLMAFLGAMAHTGCMLRLTFCNANTINHYLCDILPVLQLSCTSTYVNELVVFIVVGINVIVPSVTIFVSYGCILSSILRISSTEGRSKAFSTCSSHIIAVSLFFGSGAFMYLKPSSAGSMDEGKISSVFYTSIVPLMNPFIYSLRNKDIKLALRKTLNRGKF; encoded by the coding sequence ATGGTGCCTGGGAATGCTTCTTCTGTGACTGAATTCATTCTGGTGGGGCTAACAGACCTACCAGATCTCCAGCTCCCCCTGTTCTGCCTGTTTCTAGTCATGTATGTGGTTACTGCATTGGGAAATTTGGGCTTGATAACTCTAATTGGGCTGAATTCACATCtacacacccccatgtactttttcctctcCAATTTGTCCTTCATAGACTTCTGTTATTCTTCTGTGTTTACACCCAAAATGCTATTTAACTTCACATCAAAGAAGAATATCATCTCCTATAGGGGATGCATGGCCCAGCTTtaccttttcagtttttttggtatttctgaaGGTTATGTGCTGACATCAATGGCCTATGatcgctatgtggccatctgcaaCCCACTTTTGTATAATGTTGTCATGTCCCCTAAAGCGTGTTCCAGCCTTATGCTTGGTTCATATTTGATGGCATTTTTGGGTGCTATGGCCCACACAGGATGCATGCTGAGACTGACCTTCTGCAATGCAAACACCATCAACCATTATTTGTGTGACATCCTCCCTGTGCTCCAGCTTTCCTGCACAAGCACCTATGTAAATGAACTGGTGGTTTTCATTGTGGTGGGAATCAATGTGATTGTGCCCAGTGTCACCATCTTTGTGTCTTATGGttgcatcctctccagcatcctccGCATCAGTTCCACTGAGGGCAGGTCCAAAGCGTTCAGCACCTGCAGTTCCCACATAATTGCTGTTTCCTTGTTCTTTGGATCAGGTGCATTTATGTATCTTAAACCATCTTCTGCTGGGTCTATGGATGAGGGGAAAATCTCTTCTGTCTTTTATACCAGTATAGTTCCCTTGATGAACCCATTCATTTACAGCTTGAGAAACAAAGACATTAAACTTGCTCTGAGAAAAACTCTGAATAGGGGAAAGTTTTGA